The following are encoded together in the Azospirillum lipoferum 4B genome:
- the kdsA gene encoding 3-deoxy-8-phosphooctulonate synthase produces the protein MTTPRAVQIGDLTIANDRPFVLIAGPCQMESRDHALETASALVEMTKALGMGLIYKSSFDKANRTSIATARGLGMDKALPIFAEIRERFGCPVITDVHESSQCAPVAEAVDVLQIPAFLCRQTDLLIAAAETGRAVNVKKGQFLAPWDMKNVAAKLVASGNERVLLCERGASFGYNTLVSDMRSLPIMAETGFPVVFDATHSVQQPGGQGTTSGGQREFVPVLARAAIAVGVAAVFMETHENPDCAPSDGPNMVPLTDMPALLAKLQAFDRLAKS, from the coding sequence ATGACCACGCCGCGCGCCGTTCAGATCGGCGACCTGACCATTGCCAACGACCGCCCCTTCGTCCTGATCGCCGGCCCCTGCCAGATGGAAAGCCGCGACCATGCGCTGGAGACCGCGTCCGCGCTGGTGGAGATGACCAAGGCGCTGGGCATGGGGCTGATCTACAAGTCGAGCTTCGACAAGGCCAATCGCACCTCCATCGCCACCGCGCGCGGTCTGGGCATGGACAAGGCTCTGCCGATCTTCGCGGAAATCCGCGAGCGCTTCGGCTGCCCGGTCATCACCGACGTGCATGAGTCCAGCCAGTGCGCCCCGGTCGCCGAGGCGGTGGACGTGCTGCAGATCCCGGCCTTCCTCTGCCGGCAGACCGACCTGCTGATCGCCGCCGCGGAGACCGGCCGGGCGGTGAACGTCAAGAAGGGCCAGTTCCTGGCGCCGTGGGACATGAAGAATGTCGCCGCCAAGCTGGTCGCCTCTGGCAACGAGCGCGTGCTGCTGTGCGAGCGCGGCGCCAGCTTCGGTTACAACACGCTGGTGTCGGACATGCGCTCCCTGCCGATCATGGCGGAGACCGGCTTCCCGGTGGTGTTCGACGCCACCCATTCCGTCCAGCAGCCGGGCGGGCAGGGCACGACCTCGGGCGGGCAGCGGGAATTCGTGCCGGTGCTGGCCCGTGCGGCCATCGCGGTCGGCGTCGCCGCCGTCTTCATGGAAACGCATGAGAACCCGGACTGCGCCCCCAGCGATGGCCCCAACATGGTCCCGCTGACGGACATGCCGGCCCTTCTGGCGAAGCTGCAGGCCTTCGACCGTCTGGCGAAGTCCTAA
- a CDS encoding DUF192 domain-containing protein — MTFGRGIRGAVMALLLLVAAFPAVALESFQKSKLTVETAGGGKFRFTVELALTPGQQAQGLMYRQSMPADAGMLFVYDRVQPASFWMKNTLIPLDMLFIAADGRIVNIHERAVPESLDSVSSDGPVKAILELNGGMASRLGIRPGDRVVSPDITKP, encoded by the coding sequence ATGACGTTCGGTCGGGGTATTCGCGGTGCCGTGATGGCGCTCCTGCTGCTGGTGGCCGCCTTTCCGGCGGTGGCGCTGGAAAGCTTCCAGAAATCCAAGCTGACCGTGGAAACGGCGGGCGGCGGCAAGTTCCGCTTCACCGTCGAACTGGCCTTGACCCCCGGCCAGCAGGCGCAGGGCCTGATGTACCGCCAGTCGATGCCGGCCGATGCCGGAATGCTGTTCGTCTACGACCGGGTGCAGCCGGCCAGCTTCTGGATGAAGAACACGCTGATCCCGCTGGACATGCTGTTCATCGCCGCCGATGGCCGCATCGTGAACATCCACGAGCGTGCGGTGCCGGAATCGCTGGACTCCGTCAGTTCCGACGGCCCGGTGAAGGCGATCCTGGAATTGAACGGAGGCATGGCGTCACGGCTGGGCATCCGCCCCGGCGACCGCGTGGTGTCCCCCGACATCACGAAACCGTAA
- a CDS encoding efflux RND transporter periplasmic adaptor subunit gives MARGAGRRAAIVIGVALSAAAGLSAYVMLARAEPGPAYRLARVEQGPLVSAITATGTMSALVTVEVSSQLSGQIAELYADFNSRVTSGQILARLNGDQLAARLAQAGADVDSARASLLQQQALQDKARADLASAKASVANADAQILRADLALRDAERDLRRRRDLQGRGVVAAADLEKAETAAHSAQAQLVAARAQKRQAEAAESSAQASLAVAAAQVEVARAQVAQREAALQLVRVDLNRSVIRSPIDGVVVNRAVSTGQTVAASLSAPTLFTIAQDLRQMEVLANIDEADIGRVREGMPVRFTVNAFPGDSFTGRVAQVRLAPKEDLTVVTYIVVITVENPELRLLPGMTANLRITVDERPSAVKLPNAALRFRPPGVEIAGEAPAPTTGGPNGGRGAAALEAAAKRVVDGLKLDEGKRRDIAALIAEARERFTALDAEGGDPERRRAEANAIRTATLERMAALLEPAQRDRFDALVEPGRAAEATRTVWVPGPGNGSPVGVPVRLGIGDGSFTEVVSGDLRAGQEVITGILSPDRDTRRGPRLGF, from the coding sequence ATGGCGAGGGGCGCAGGCAGGCGGGCGGCGATCGTGATCGGGGTGGCGCTCAGCGCCGCGGCCGGCCTTTCCGCGTATGTCATGCTGGCGCGTGCCGAGCCGGGGCCGGCCTACCGGCTGGCAAGGGTCGAGCAGGGGCCGCTGGTCAGCGCGATCACCGCCACCGGAACCATGAGCGCCCTGGTGACGGTGGAGGTCAGTTCCCAGCTCTCCGGTCAGATCGCGGAGCTCTATGCCGACTTCAACAGCCGCGTCACCAGCGGCCAGATCCTCGCCCGCCTGAACGGCGACCAGCTTGCCGCCCGGTTGGCGCAAGCCGGCGCCGACGTCGATTCCGCCAGGGCGTCCCTGCTCCAACAGCAGGCCCTGCAGGACAAGGCGCGCGCCGACCTCGCCAGTGCCAAGGCCAGCGTCGCCAATGCCGATGCACAGATCCTGCGCGCCGACCTTGCCCTGCGCGATGCCGAACGCGACCTGCGGCGCCGGCGCGACCTGCAGGGCCGCGGGGTGGTGGCCGCCGCCGACCTCGAAAAGGCGGAGACCGCCGCTCACAGCGCCCAGGCCCAGCTGGTCGCCGCCCGCGCCCAGAAGCGGCAGGCGGAGGCGGCGGAATCCTCCGCGCAAGCCTCGCTGGCCGTCGCCGCAGCCCAGGTGGAGGTCGCCCGCGCCCAGGTGGCCCAGCGCGAGGCCGCTCTGCAATTGGTCCGCGTCGACCTGAACCGGTCCGTCATCCGCTCCCCCATCGACGGGGTGGTGGTGAACCGCGCGGTCAGCACCGGCCAGACGGTGGCGGCCAGCCTGTCCGCACCCACCCTGTTCACCATCGCCCAGGATCTGCGGCAGATGGAGGTGCTGGCCAACATCGACGAGGCCGACATCGGCCGGGTGCGCGAAGGCATGCCGGTGCGTTTCACCGTGAACGCCTTCCCCGGCGACAGCTTCACCGGCCGGGTGGCCCAGGTGCGGCTGGCGCCGAAGGAGGATTTGACCGTCGTCACCTACATCGTCGTCATCACGGTCGAGAATCCGGAACTGCGGCTGCTGCCGGGCATGACCGCCAATCTGCGCATCACGGTGGACGAGCGCCCGTCGGCGGTGAAGCTGCCCAATGCCGCCCTGCGCTTCCGCCCGCCGGGCGTCGAGATCGCGGGCGAGGCGCCGGCCCCCACCACCGGCGGTCCGAACGGGGGCCGTGGAGCCGCGGCGCTGGAGGCCGCAGCCAAGCGGGTGGTGGATGGGCTGAAGCTGGACGAGGGCAAGCGCCGCGACATCGCCGCCCTGATCGCCGAGGCGCGCGAACGCTTCACCGCGCTGGACGCCGAAGGGGGCGATCCCGAACGCCGCCGGGCGGAAGCGAACGCCATCCGCACCGCGACCCTGGAAAGGATGGCCGCACTGCTGGAGCCTGCGCAGCGCGACCGCTTCGATGCGCTGGTGGAGCCCGGCCGGGCGGCGGAGGCTACGCGCACCGTCTGGGTTCCCGGCCCCGGCAACGGCAGTCCTGTCGGCGTGCCGGTCCGGCTCGGCATCGGCGACGGCAGCTTTACGGAGGTGGTGTCCGGCGATCTGCGCGCCGGGCAGGAGGTCATCACCGGCATCCTGTCCCCCGACCGCGACACCCGCCGGGGACCGCGCCTTGGCTTCTGA
- a CDS encoding ABC transporter ATP-binding protein: MASDLPPPLIAVENLSRHYRMGPQTVHALDDVTVAIGRGEFVAVMGPSGSGKSTFMNLLGCLDRPDAGHYRLDGREVAGLSSDALASVRNRSIGFVFQSFNLLPRQTALANVMLPMVYAGVGHAERAERALAALDAVGLRERAGHRPTQLSGGQQQRVAIARALVNDPLLLLADEPTGALDSATSLEIIALFQRLNRRGITVVLVTHEAEVARFAARVLQFRDGRLIDDLRQDAEVAA; the protein is encoded by the coding sequence TTGGCTTCTGATCTTCCGCCGCCCCTGATCGCCGTCGAGAATCTCTCCCGCCACTATCGCATGGGACCGCAGACCGTCCATGCGCTGGACGACGTCACCGTCGCCATCGGCCGCGGCGAGTTCGTCGCCGTGATGGGGCCCTCCGGATCCGGCAAATCCACCTTCATGAACCTGCTGGGCTGTCTGGACCGTCCCGATGCCGGCCATTATCGCCTGGACGGGCGGGAGGTCGCCGGCCTCTCCTCCGACGCGCTGGCGTCGGTGCGGAACCGCAGCATCGGCTTCGTTTTCCAGTCCTTCAACTTGCTGCCGCGGCAGACGGCGCTCGCCAACGTCATGCTGCCGATGGTCTATGCCGGCGTCGGCCATGCCGAACGGGCGGAGCGGGCACTGGCCGCGCTCGACGCGGTCGGCTTGCGGGAGCGGGCAGGGCATCGGCCGACCCAGCTTTCCGGCGGTCAGCAGCAGCGGGTCGCCATTGCCCGCGCCCTGGTCAACGACCCGCTCCTGCTTCTGGCCGACGAGCCGACCGGGGCGCTCGACAGCGCCACCAGCCTGGAGATCATCGCCCTGTTCCAGCGGCTGAACCGCCGCGGCATCACCGTGGTTCTGGTGACCCACGAAGCGGAGGTGGCGCGCTTCGCCGCCCGTGTCCTGCAGTTCCGCGACGGCCGGCTGATCGACGACCTGCGCCAGGATGCGGAGGTGGCGGCATGA
- a CDS encoding ABC transporter permease, producing MTAWDALRAALDSLRANPLRSALTMLGIVIGVAAVIAMVAVGAGARDQVLRQIASLGTNLIMVGQGSIVRSGVKLGAGTASTLTEDDAQAVLSEIPGVVVTAPSVRWGLQIVAGNQNWGTVLFGVTPDYMDARDWTVATGRGLSDEDVAQANKVVVLGQTVVRNLFGGGDPIGEPVRVFSTPLTVVGVLAEKGQNTQGQDQDDVIFVPLSTAKRNIPGMAKSNPRFIHTMVVKMRDGADMAEAQAQIRDLLRQRHRLIPGQDDDFWMRDLSEVSATRDASSRALSFLLAAVAAVSLLVGGIGIMNIMLVSVTERTREIGLRLAIGARRRDILVQFLIESTTLSLIGAAVGVALGIATAMGVAALAGWPTLIRIDSVVLAVVVSGLIGVFFGLYPARRAALLNPIEALRHE from the coding sequence ATGACCGCGTGGGACGCCCTGCGCGCGGCGCTCGATTCGCTGCGGGCCAATCCTCTGCGCAGCGCGCTGACCATGCTCGGCATCGTCATCGGCGTCGCCGCGGTGATCGCCATGGTCGCGGTCGGGGCCGGTGCGCGGGACCAGGTTCTGCGCCAGATCGCCAGCCTCGGCACCAACCTGATCATGGTTGGGCAGGGCAGCATCGTCCGCAGCGGGGTGAAGCTGGGTGCCGGCACCGCATCGACCCTGACGGAGGACGATGCGCAGGCGGTGCTGAGCGAGATCCCCGGCGTGGTGGTGACGGCGCCATCGGTGCGCTGGGGGTTGCAGATCGTCGCCGGGAACCAGAATTGGGGCACGGTGCTGTTCGGCGTCACGCCCGACTATATGGACGCCCGCGACTGGACGGTGGCGACCGGCCGCGGATTGTCGGACGAGGATGTCGCCCAGGCCAACAAGGTGGTCGTGCTGGGCCAGACGGTCGTGCGCAACCTGTTCGGTGGCGGCGATCCCATCGGCGAGCCGGTCCGCGTCTTCTCCACGCCGCTGACCGTCGTCGGCGTGCTGGCGGAGAAGGGCCAGAACACCCAGGGGCAGGACCAGGACGACGTCATCTTCGTGCCGCTGTCCACCGCCAAGCGCAACATTCCGGGCATGGCGAAGAGCAACCCGCGCTTCATCCACACCATGGTGGTGAAGATGCGGGACGGCGCCGACATGGCAGAGGCGCAGGCCCAGATCCGCGACCTGCTGCGCCAGCGCCACCGGCTGATCCCCGGCCAGGACGACGATTTCTGGATGCGCGACCTGTCGGAGGTGTCGGCGACCCGCGATGCCTCCTCGCGCGCCCTGTCCTTCCTGCTGGCGGCGGTGGCCGCCGTGTCGCTGCTGGTCGGCGGCATCGGCATCATGAACATCATGCTGGTGTCGGTGACCGAACGCACGCGGGAGATCGGGTTGCGGCTCGCCATCGGGGCGCGGCGGCGCGACATCCTGGTGCAGTTCCTGATCGAATCGACCACCCTGTCGCTGATCGGCGCCGCCGTGGGGGTGGCGCTGGGCATCGCGACCGCCATGGGGGTTGCCGCCCTTGCCGGCTGGCCGACCCTGATCCGGATCGACTCCGTCGTGCTGGCCGTGGTGGTCAGCGGGCTGATCGGCGTCTTCTTCGGCCTCTACCCGGCCCGGCGGGCGGCGCTGCTCAATCCCATCGAGGCGCTGCGGCACGAATAG
- a CDS encoding ETC complex I subunit, which yields MNVRIYQPSKTAMQSGRAKTHRWMLDYEIETPRRPEPLMGWTSSGDTLNQVRLSFETKEEAIAFAEREGWNYTVQEAPVRRVRPRNYADNFRTDRPRF from the coding sequence ATGAATGTCCGGATCTATCAGCCGAGCAAGACGGCCATGCAGTCCGGCCGGGCCAAGACTCACCGTTGGATGCTGGATTACGAGATCGAGACGCCGCGCCGTCCGGAGCCGCTGATGGGCTGGACCAGCTCCGGCGACACGCTGAACCAGGTGCGCCTGTCCTTCGAGACCAAGGAAGAGGCCATCGCGTTCGCGGAGCGTGAGGGCTGGAACTACACCGTTCAGGAAGCCCCGGTTCGCCGCGTCCGTCCGCGCAACTACGCCGACAATTTCCGCACCGACCGCCCGCGCTTCTGA
- the coaD gene encoding pantetheine-phosphate adenylyltransferase: protein MATSQTETSQGRRIGVYPGTFDPITNGHMDIIQRAARQVDHLIIGVARNAGKGPLYSTDERVAMVREDVAALNAGGASIEVRAFDNLLMHFAIEMNARVIIRGLRAVSDFEYEFQMAGMNARLNPKVETIFLMSSEKHQFISSRFVKEIGRLGGDIRHFVSPRVAERLAERFAFEAGNGTTPTTNQT from the coding sequence ATGGCGACCAGCCAGACCGAGACCAGCCAGGGTCGTCGAATCGGTGTCTATCCCGGCACCTTCGATCCGATCACCAACGGTCACATGGACATCATCCAGCGCGCCGCCCGTCAGGTCGACCACCTGATCATCGGCGTCGCCCGGAATGCCGGCAAAGGGCCGCTCTACTCCACGGACGAGCGGGTCGCCATGGTTCGCGAGGACGTGGCCGCGCTGAACGCCGGCGGGGCCAGCATCGAGGTGCGGGCGTTCGACAATCTGCTGATGCATTTCGCCATCGAGATGAACGCCAGAGTCATCATCCGCGGCCTGCGCGCCGTCTCGGACTTCGAATACGAGTTCCAGATGGCGGGCATGAACGCGCGGCTGAATCCGAAGGTCGAGACGATCTTCCTGATGTCGTCGGAGAAGCACCAGTTCATCTCCTCCCGCTTCGTGAAGGAGATCGGGCGTCTGGGCGGCGACATCCGCCACTTCGTCTCGCCCCGCGTCGCGGAACGGCTGGCCGAACGCTTCGCGTTCGAGGCCGGCAATGGCACGACCCCGACGACCAACCAGACCTGA
- the gyrA gene encoding DNA gyrase subunit A translates to MSNTPLPPASDIAPINIEDEMRKSYLDYAMSVIVSRALPDVRDGLKPVHRRILYAMKEGGYDSTKPYKKSARIVGDVMGKYHPHGDSAIYDAMVRMAQDFSMRLPLIDGQGNFGSMDGDPPAAMRYTEARLAKAAEALLDDIDKDTIDFQASYDDSGREPTVVPARFPNLLVNGAGGIAVGMATNIPTHNLGEVIDACCAYIDNPEITLEELMEHVPGPDFPTGGLILGRSGSRAALQTGRGSIILRAKTHFEEVRKDRTAIVATEIPYQVNKAKLMERIGEVVNDKIIEGISDLRDESDRDGVRVVIELKRDAVPDVVLAQLFRHTQLQTSFGVNMLALNGGRPELMHLQQIIAAFIRFREQVITRRTEFLLGKARERAHTLVGLAVAVANLDAMIELIRSAPDPVWAREEMMNREWPVHDVGPLIELIDEPGRGVSEQGTYRLSEVQARAILDLRLHRLTGLERDKIGAELTDVTDQIADFLATLANRPKLMGILRDELVEMKERFGNPRRTEIQDLEFEADIEDLIQREDMVVTVSQSGYVKRVPLSTYRAQKRGGKGRAGMSMKAEDAVSDLFVANTHTPLLLFSNRGMVYKLKVYRLPLGNPQARGKAFVNLLPLIDGETITTVLPLPEDEAVWADLHVVFATSKGNVRRNRMSDFANIRSNGLIAMKLEEEGERLIGVHTCSEADDVLLATRGGKCIRFPVDDVRVFAGRTSTGVRGIKLADGDEVVSLSILTHVDATPEERAAFFKMKRDEGLEMEGEAAPEADEVPADSVTLTQERYEELKQKEQYILTVSDRGYGKRSSSYEYRIAGRGGQGIWNMEMGERNGSIVAAFPVESNHQVMMVTNGGQVIRMPLHDVRVAGRKTLGVTLFRVGADERVVSVATIAEEDGENGVGENGAGETGVDTGVETGVETGGDANGSDGSVGDAGGTAGPNE, encoded by the coding sequence TTGAGCAACACGCCCCTTCCTCCCGCCTCCGACATCGCGCCGATCAACATCGAAGACGAGATGCGGAAATCGTATCTCGACTACGCGATGAGCGTGATCGTGAGCCGTGCCCTGCCCGACGTCCGCGACGGGCTGAAGCCGGTGCACCGGCGCATCCTCTATGCGATGAAGGAGGGCGGGTACGATTCGACCAAGCCCTATAAGAAGTCGGCGCGCATCGTCGGCGACGTGATGGGTAAATACCACCCGCACGGCGACAGCGCGATCTACGACGCCATGGTCCGCATGGCGCAGGACTTCTCCATGCGCCTGCCGCTGATCGACGGACAGGGCAATTTCGGTTCGATGGACGGCGACCCGCCGGCGGCCATGCGCTACACCGAGGCGCGGCTTGCCAAGGCGGCGGAAGCGCTGCTGGACGACATCGACAAGGACACCATCGACTTCCAGGCCAGCTACGACGATTCGGGCCGCGAGCCCACCGTCGTCCCGGCGCGCTTCCCGAACCTGCTGGTGAACGGCGCCGGCGGCATCGCCGTCGGCATGGCGACCAACATCCCGACCCACAATCTGGGCGAGGTGATCGACGCCTGCTGCGCCTATATCGACAATCCCGAAATCACGCTCGAAGAGCTGATGGAGCATGTACCCGGCCCCGATTTCCCGACGGGCGGCCTGATCCTGGGCCGGTCGGGCAGCCGGGCGGCGCTGCAGACCGGGCGCGGTTCGATCATCCTGCGTGCCAAGACCCATTTCGAGGAGGTGCGCAAGGACCGCACCGCCATCGTCGCGACCGAGATCCCCTATCAGGTCAACAAGGCCAAGCTGATGGAACGCATCGGCGAGGTCGTGAACGACAAGATCATCGAGGGCATCTCCGATCTGCGTGACGAGTCCGACCGCGACGGCGTGCGCGTGGTGATCGAGCTGAAGCGAGACGCGGTTCCCGACGTGGTGCTGGCGCAGCTGTTCCGCCACACCCAGCTCCAGACCTCCTTCGGCGTCAACATGCTGGCGCTGAACGGCGGCCGTCCGGAGCTGATGCATCTCCAGCAGATCATCGCCGCCTTCATCCGCTTCCGCGAGCAGGTCATCACCCGCCGGACCGAGTTCCTGCTGGGCAAGGCCCGCGAGCGGGCGCACACCTTGGTCGGTCTGGCGGTCGCCGTCGCCAACCTGGACGCAATGATCGAGCTGATCCGCAGCGCCCCCGATCCGGTCTGGGCGCGCGAAGAAATGATGAACCGCGAATGGCCGGTTCACGACGTCGGTCCGCTGATCGAGCTGATCGACGAGCCCGGCCGCGGCGTCAGCGAACAGGGCACCTACCGCCTGTCGGAAGTCCAGGCCCGCGCCATCCTCGACCTGCGTCTGCACCGCCTGACCGGGCTGGAGCGCGACAAGATCGGCGCCGAGCTGACCGACGTCACCGACCAGATCGCCGATTTCCTCGCCACGCTCGCCAACCGGCCGAAGCTGATGGGGATCCTGCGCGACGAGCTGGTGGAGATGAAGGAGCGGTTCGGCAACCCGCGCCGCACCGAAATCCAGGATCTGGAGTTCGAGGCCGACATCGAGGACCTGATCCAGCGCGAGGACATGGTCGTCACCGTCAGCCAGTCCGGCTATGTGAAGCGGGTGCCGCTGTCGACCTACCGGGCGCAGAAGCGCGGCGGCAAGGGCCGCGCCGGCATGTCGATGAAGGCGGAGGACGCGGTCAGCGACCTGTTCGTCGCCAACACCCACACGCCGCTGCTGCTCTTCTCGAACCGCGGCATGGTCTACAAGCTGAAGGTCTACCGCCTGCCGCTGGGCAACCCGCAGGCGCGCGGCAAGGCCTTCGTCAACCTGCTGCCGCTGATCGACGGGGAAACCATCACCACCGTCCTGCCGTTGCCGGAGGACGAGGCCGTCTGGGCCGATCTGCACGTCGTCTTCGCCACGTCTAAGGGCAATGTGCGCCGCAACCGCATGTCGGACTTCGCCAACATCCGCTCCAACGGCCTGATCGCCATGAAGCTGGAAGAGGAAGGCGAGCGGCTGATCGGCGTCCACACCTGCTCGGAGGCCGACGACGTGCTGCTGGCGACCCGCGGCGGCAAGTGCATCCGCTTCCCGGTCGACGACGTGCGCGTCTTCGCCGGCCGCACCTCCACCGGTGTGCGCGGCATCAAGCTGGCCGACGGGGACGAGGTGGTGTCGCTGTCGATCCTGACCCATGTCGACGCCACGCCCGAGGAACGTGCCGCCTTCTTCAAGATGAAGCGCGACGAAGGGCTGGAGATGGAGGGCGAGGCCGCGCCGGAAGCCGATGAGGTGCCGGCGGACAGCGTCACCCTGACGCAGGAGCGGTACGAAGAACTGAAACAAAAGGAACAGTATATTCTGACCGTCTCCGACCGCGGCTATGGCAAGCGCAGCTCGTCCTACGAGTACCGCATCGCCGGTCGCGGGGGCCAGGGCATCTGGAACATGGAGATGGGCGAGCGCAACGGGTCCATCGTCGCCGCCTTCCCCGTCGAATCGAACCATCAGGTGATGATGGTGACCAACGGCGGCCAGGTGATCCGCATGCCGCTGCACGACGTGCGGGTGGCCGGCCGGAAGACGCTGGGTGTCACGCTGTTCCGCGTAGGGGCGGACGAGCGCGTGGTTTCCGTCGCCACCATCGCCGAGGAAGACGGCGAGAATGGTGTGGGCGAGAACGGCGCCGGGGAGACCGGTGTCGACACCGGCGTTGAGACTGGCGTTGAGACCGGCGGTGACGCCAACGGTTCGGACGGGTCGGTCGGCGATGCCGGCGGTACCGCCGGGCCGAACGAATAA
- a CDS encoding MATE family efflux transporter, giving the protein MSTATLPTPEPLRARLAAHIGELLRLAAPVIVSRAGLMVMMAVDTAIVGRYSAQELAYYGLAHLPGNIMVGTGVGLLMGTVMIAAHAFGAGNDAECGRAWRRSIPYALLLGVLFALVSLPGDPLFQAGGQTPDMAAGGAHVLAVLGLGAPGMMLYITTGFFLEGIKRPLPGMVAMVIGNIVNAALAWALVWGHVGLEPLGAVGSAWATTIVRWGMGLGLVAYVWWMRDHDRWQVRLPVSDWWSGAARQRHLGYAAGLSIGVESGAFAALGLFAGMISPLALAAYTVGLNLTALPFMAAVGLASATAVRVGVAFGRGDRSDMALAGWTGLGVTSAILACVGILYRSLPEALGAIYTNDPELLEAVVPLIAFAAWILIADGGQTVMANALRGRHDAWVPTALHFFSYAVVMIPVSAFLVFGLGHGAHGLFEGILIASLVSVTILSLRFARLSRR; this is encoded by the coding sequence ATGAGCACCGCCACCCTGCCCACGCCCGAGCCGTTGCGCGCGCGCCTCGCCGCCCATATCGGCGAGCTGCTGCGGCTGGCGGCGCCGGTCATCGTCTCCCGCGCCGGGCTGATGGTGATGATGGCGGTCGACACTGCCATCGTCGGCCGCTATTCGGCGCAGGAGCTGGCCTATTACGGGCTGGCCCATCTGCCGGGCAACATCATGGTCGGCACCGGCGTCGGGCTGCTGATGGGCACGGTGATGATCGCCGCCCACGCCTTCGGCGCCGGCAACGATGCGGAGTGCGGGCGGGCATGGCGCCGGTCCATTCCCTACGCGCTGCTGCTGGGCGTGCTGTTCGCTCTGGTCTCGCTGCCGGGGGATCCGCTGTTCCAGGCGGGCGGCCAGACGCCGGACATGGCGGCGGGCGGCGCCCATGTGCTGGCGGTGCTGGGGCTCGGCGCACCCGGCATGATGCTGTACATCACCACCGGCTTCTTCCTGGAGGGCATCAAGCGGCCGCTGCCGGGCATGGTCGCCATGGTGATCGGCAACATCGTCAACGCCGCGCTGGCCTGGGCGCTTGTCTGGGGGCATGTCGGGCTGGAGCCGCTGGGCGCAGTCGGGTCGGCCTGGGCGACCACCATCGTGCGCTGGGGCATGGGGTTGGGGCTGGTCGCCTATGTCTGGTGGATGCGCGACCATGACCGCTGGCAGGTCCGCCTGCCGGTGTCGGACTGGTGGAGCGGTGCTGCGCGCCAGCGCCATCTCGGCTATGCCGCCGGGCTCAGCATTGGGGTGGAAAGCGGCGCCTTCGCCGCACTCGGCCTGTTCGCCGGCATGATCTCTCCGCTGGCGCTGGCCGCCTACACGGTGGGCCTGAACCTGACCGCCCTGCCCTTCATGGCGGCGGTCGGGCTGGCATCGGCGACGGCGGTGCGGGTGGGCGTGGCCTTTGGCCGCGGCGACCGCAGCGACATGGCGCTGGCGGGCTGGACCGGGCTGGGCGTCACCAGCGCCATCCTGGCCTGCGTCGGCATCCTCTACCGCAGCCTGCCCGAGGCGCTGGGCGCCATCTACACCAACGATCCGGAGCTGCTGGAGGCGGTGGTGCCGCTGATCGCCTTCGCCGCCTGGATCCTGATCGCCGACGGCGGCCAGACGGTGATGGCGAACGCACTGCGCGGCCGGCATGACGCCTGGGTCCCGACCGCGCTGCATTTCTTCTCCTACGCGGTGGTGATGATTCCGGTGTCGGCCTTCCTGGTTTTCGGTCTCGGCCACGGCGCCCATGGGCTTTTCGAGGGAATCCTGATCGCCAGCCTGGTGTCCGTGACGATCCTCTCACTGCGATTCGCGCGTCTGAGCCGGCGCTGA
- a CDS encoding entericidin A/B family lipoprotein produces the protein MHHAKNRRQRATARAIPFPAREVVILTFLMALAAMLTGCNTVEGAGQDVQSGGRAIERTAD, from the coding sequence ATGCACCACGCCAAGAACCGCCGGCAGCGCGCCACTGCCCGCGCCATCCCGTTCCCCGCGCGTGAAGTGGTGATCCTGACCTTCCTGATGGCGCTGGCAGCCATGCTGACCGGTTGCAACACGGTGGAAGGCGCCGGACAGGACGTGCAGTCCGGCGGCCGGGCGATCGAACGAACCGCCGATTGA